The following proteins are co-located in the Colletotrichum lupini chromosome 4, complete sequence genome:
- a CDS encoding exo-polygalacturonase, with protein MQHPLLSIAFLASLASGYWLPETLGKDQFKTCVVPKSKGDDAPTILSTVKSCGSNSRVVFSAGTEYSLLTPLKFSGLTNVEFQIEGNLTLSDDPAAVSAVVNNRSIYPGHWITVANSKGVTFTASNAQGGGWINGHGDKWWSSANVSSNNGRPHMFSFGVTSLRLRGLKILNPVAWCFSISGQDVYMTDTVLDARSKTAFPFNTDGIDVGGSDIVIDGWTSWNGDDIINVSPPAVNVTMRNVVGYGTHGISVSCASGSGSGYLFENAEIHDSLLGARFKGSVGTTCQISDVTWRNFTITNTAYPIHFIEDYVDQEKGAAGKDASLAAFAKNFRWENIKAHTGSGLKDGSCTSSPCWSQSLGASTKKGLYLMCKDAAHCQDFTFKDITLVAADGSAGEMECVGLEGATGLGIPCTNGTLTGGK; from the exons ATGCAACATCCACTCCTTAGCATTGCATTCCTCGCCTCTCTGGCGTCTGGCTACTGGCTACCCGAGACACTGGGCAAAGACCAGTTCAAGACCTGCGTCGTCCCCAAGTCCAAAGGCGACGACGCCCCGACCATTCTCTCGACAGTCAAATCCTGCGGCAGCAACTCCCGCGTCGTCTTCAGCGCCGGCACGGAGTACAGCCTCCTCACCCCTCTAAAGTTCTCCGGCCTCACAAACGTAGAGTTCCAAATCGAGGGCAACCTCACCCTCTCGGACGACCCGGCCGCCGTCTCCGCCGTGGTCAACAACCGCTCCATTTACCCGGGCCACTGGATCACCGTCGCCAACAGCAAGGGCGTCACTTTCACGGCTTCGAATGCCCAGGGCGGCGGCTGGATCAACGGCCACGGCGACAAGTGGTGGTCCAGCGCCAACGTCAGCAGCAACAATGGGCGCCCGCACATGTTCTCGTTCGGTGTGACGAGTCTGCGGCTGCGGGGGCTCAAGATTCTCAACCCCGTCGCGTGGTGCTTCTCGATAAGCGGGCAGGATGTCTACATGACTGACACCGTGCTGGACGCGCGGTCCAAGACTGCGTTCCCTTTCAACACGGACGGTATTGACGTTGGCGGTTCCGATATTGTCATCGACGGGTGGACCAGCTGGAACGGCGACGACATCATCAACGTCTCTCCGCCGGCTGTGAACGTGACTATGCGCAACGTCGTCGGATACGGCACGCACGGGATCTCGGTCTCCTGCGCGTCTGGCTCGGGTAGCGGGTACCTGTTTGAGAACGCAGAGATCCACGACTCGCTGTTGGGAGCTCGCTTCAAGGGCTCCGTGGGCACGACGTGCCAGATTTCTGATGTGACCTGGCGCAACTTCACAATCACCAACACTGCTTACCCCATTCACTTTATCGAGGACTATGTCGATCAAGAAAAGGGCGCTGCCGGGAAGGATGCTTCGCTGGCTGCGTTTGCCAAGAACTTCCGCTGGGAGAATATCAAGGCGCATACTGGCTCGGGTCTCAAGGACGGCAGCTGTACCTCTAGCCCATGCTGGAGTCAAAGTCTGG GCGCCTCAACCAAGAAGGGGTTGTACCTTATGTGCAAAGACGCGGCGCATTGCCAGGACTTCACCTTCAAGGACATCACCCTCGTCGCAGCT GATGGCAGCGCAGGTGAGATGGAGTGTGTTGGACTGGAAGGAGCTACAGGCCTCGGCATCCCTTGCACGAACGGCACTTTGACCGGAGGCAAATAG
- a CDS encoding platelet-activating factor acetylhydrolase, which produces MDDVSPSGKWPQDHLGPECVIGSRETKTAFLSGFSALLVASLHWPLPRGSREGVFVPSLIFKRRQVLEHQLTKDLVDFGKDDTTTTMSPAAQAPPTAAEKVASFFSRMSPVPSFPDYTGPHKVGTVDIEIPVSELESPSPTPYSATDIHTVQCRVFYPAVPESNGKRINWLPSPQRQHVSAYTQFIGIRPMLADIVSFLPRHLHYTTIPVHKNAEILDPDTPNRRWPTMIFSHGLGGNRNTYSHLAGSLASHGIVVICPEHRDGSAVASFVRIPGKQDQYFMRDTRRVIPYVRIDHDARPEIYEAREDQLRIRLWELGMIHMVTLNMDLGLAMSNLNKSTPSLTQFKNKLHVHEPGCIIFGGHSFGSASIVQLLKTTYYAESSALAHVQKPLFTPRPDSALCRQITPKNVTMLLDMWCFPLLAPGSADLFNLPLPAYANTSTAPGGNAILAVESDAFYKWTDHLHVTARVLSPQPSASVITPQIFRRSGVSLPEPNFFYVRSSAHLSQSDFGILFPWLTKKIFNSEEPERALRLNLRAQLQLMRANGVPVARTWIGDLVDGTGSGKLGISTDEDGDNGPDDGVMDDKVIFERCEGKVQYWNWIDVIGMGQPDEEEEEAPPPADGSTVATATTATNGGGSGSGVNAQIAGVEQTDRDMEDELEPLQAVASAAQIAARS; this is translated from the exons ATGGATGACGTTTCCCCCTCGGGCAAGTGGCCACAAGACCATCTCGGTCCAGAGTGCGTGATTGGCTCCAGAGAGACGAAAACAGCCTTTTTGTCGGGTTTCTCTGCTTTGCTAGTTGCCTCTCTCCACTGGCCTCTTCCTAGAGGTTCTAGGGAGGGGGTGTTCGTGCCGTCTCTCATATTCAAAAGGAG ACAAGTTTTGGAGCACCAGCTTACCAAGGACCTTGTTGACTTTGGA AAAGACGACACCACAACAACCATGTCGCCTGCCGCGCAAGCGCCCCCGACGGCCGCCGAAAAGGTCGCGTCCTTCTTCTCCCGCATGAGCCCCGTGCCGTCCTTCCCCGACTACACCGGCCCGCACAAGGTCGGCACCGTCGACATTGAGATCCCCGTCTCCGAGTTGGAGTCGCCCAGTCCGACCCCCTACAGCGCAACAGACATCCACACCGTCCAGTGCCGCGTCTTCTACCCCGCGGTTCCTGAATCCAACGGCAAGCGCATCAACTGGCTGCCGTCGCCCCAACGGCAACATGTCTCTGCCTACACCCAGTTCATTGGCATCCGGCCCATGCTCGCAGACATTGTCTC ATTCCTCCCGCGACATCTGCACTATACCACCATTCCCGTCCACAAGAACGCCGAGATCCTCGATCCAGACACCCCGAACCGACGATGGCCGACAATGATCTTCTCCCACGGCCTCGGCGGCAACCGGAACACATACTCCCACCTGGCAGGCTCCCTCGCCTCCCACGGCATCGTCGTCATCTGCCCCGAACACCGCGACGGCAGCGCCGTGGCTTCCTTTGTCCGCATCCCCGGTAAACAAGACCAGTACTTCATGCGCGACACCCGCCGCGTGATTCCCTACGTCCGCATAGATCACGACGCCCGCCCCGAAATCTACGAAGCCCGTGAAGATCAGTTGCGGATCCGTCTCTGGGAGCTCGGCATGATCCATATGGTCACCCTCAACATGGACCTCGGCCTCGCAATGTCCAACCTCAACAAGTCCACGCCCAGCTTGACCCAGTTCAAGAACAAGCTCCACGTCCATGAGCCGGGCTGCATCATCTTCGGCGGCCACAGCTTCGGCTCCGCCTCCATTGTCCAGCTTCTTAAGACGACCTACTACGCCGAGTCCTCCGCCCTCGCACACGTCCAGAAGCCCCTCTTCACACCGCGACCGGACTCGGCCCTGTGCAGGCAAATCACACCAAAGAACGTCACCATGCTCCTCGACATGTGGTGCTTCCCGCTCCTCGCCCCGGGATCCGCAGACCTCTTCAATCTGCCCCTCCCAGCCTACGCAAACACGTCCACCGCGCCGGGCGGCAACGCCATCCTGGCCGTCGAGTCCGACGCGTTCTACAAATGGACAGACCACCTCCATGTCACCGCCCGCGTCCTCTCTCCGCAACCCTCAGCGTCGGTGATCACGCCACAAATCTTCCGCCGCAGCGGCGTCAGCCTGCCCGAGCCAAACTTCTTCTACGTCCGCTCCTCTGCGCATCTATCTCAGTCCGATTTCGGTATCCTCTTCCCCTGGCTCACCAAAAAGATCTTCAACTCGGAGGAGCCGGAGCGCGCCCTGCGCCTGAACCTGCGCGCGCAACTGCAGCTCATGCGCGCAAACGGCGTCCCCGTGGCGCGGACATGGATAGGTGACCTCGTCGACGGCACGGGTTCCGGGAAGCTGGGTATTTCTACAGACGAGGACGGCGATAACGGGCCTGATGATGGTGTCATGGACGACAAAGTCATCTTTGAACGTTGCGAGGGCAAAGTGCAGTACTGGAACTGGATCGACGTCATTGGCATGGGCCAACctgacgaagaagaggaggaggcgcCACCGCCGGCCGACGGCTCGACGGTAGCCACTGCTACGACAGCGACGAATGGTGGCGGTAGCGGGTCGGGCGTGAACGCGCAAATTGCGGGGGTGGAGCAGACGGATCGCGATATGGAGGATGAGTTGGAGCCGCTTCAGGCTGTTGCGAGCGCGGCGCAGATTGCGGCGAGGTCATGA
- a CDS encoding endoribonuclease L-PSP → MTAKSPPKVERTTIAGSIEIPRLLNGLWQLAGGHDQDINVAAAADAMKPLYDMHPKIQLYGSLLTSFGRIQAGLDGFDMADHYGPAELVIGHHNHNDNYTLPPITAFTKWCPAETGDRSLKTAEAAVDLALTRMGQNQIALMQYHIWDYTDDTYLYNLSHLRTLQRRGKIAHIGLTNVDAAHLELLLHSGHEIATNQVSCSVIDRRLTRGRMAGVCERHGVGVLTYGTLLGGFLSEKWVGKLEPKDDGQGTNWSLRKYLRFIHAAGGWDAFQRALGAVADIAKKHGVSVAAVAVRWVLDIPVVKAVIIGGRLTSESGKYAEANLAAFGFSLDEEDRRKIEAAQEGLEDIPGDCGDEYRRPPFLTASGDLSHHHLPRKSELDEVEKAIARGERVEFRSGGKWEPVAGYSRAARFGSVIRVSGTTANPPPELQPGLAAVVGGVSARAQAVAALDIIEGSLKRLGGSMADVVRTRVMLRREEDVLEVSEAHGWAFKCHGIRPANTTITAGLIGDEVLVEIEVEAEVGSGKSVLVIGEDRRAL, encoded by the coding sequence ATGACTGCAAAATCGCCGCCAAAAGTCGAGCGGACGACCATCGCGGGGTCAATCGAGATACCCCGCCTCCTAAACGGCCTCTGGCAACTCGCCGGCGGGCACGACCAGGATATTAACGTCGCGGCAGCAGCAGACGCGATGAAGCCCTTGTACGACATGCATCCTAAAATTCAACTGTACGGAAGCTTACTGACATCCTTTGGCAGAATCCAAGCTGGCCTCGATGGCTTCGACATGGCAGACCACTACGGCCCCGCAGAGCTCGTCATCGGCCACCACAACCACAACGACAACTACACTTTACCCCCCATCACGGCCTTTACAAAATGGTGTCCCGCTGAGACAGGCGACAGGTCCCTCAAGACAGCAGAGGCAGCCGTCGATCTCGCCCTCACAAGAATGGGCCAGAACCAGATCGCGCTGATGCAGTACCATATTTGGGACTACACCGACGACACGTACCTCTACAACCTATCTCACCTGCGCACCCTCCAACGACGGGGCAAAATTGCACATATAGGACTCACCAACGTCGACGCGGCGCATTTAGAGCTTCTCCTTCACTCTGGCCACGAAATCGCCACGAACCAGGTCTCGTGCTCCGTCATCGATCGCCGGTTGACGAGGGGCCGGATGGCGGGGGTTTGTGAGCGGCACGGGGTTGGCGTCTTGACGTATGGGACATTACTTGGAGGCTTTCTGAGTGAGAAGTGGGTTGGCAAGCTGGAGCCAAAGGATGACGGGCAGGGGACGAATTGGAGTCTGAGAAAGTATCTTCGCTTCATACACGCCGCGGGAGGCTGGGACGCCTTTCAGCGTGCTTTGGGCGCCGTTGCCGATATCGCGAAGAAGCATGGCGTTTCTGTTGCGGCGGTGGCGGTGAGGTGGGTGCTTGATATACCTGTCGTGAAAGCAGTCATCATCGGGGGGAGGTTGACTTCCGAGAGCGGGAAGTACGCCGAGGCGAACCTCGCGGCGTTTGGGTTCTCGCTGGATGAAGAAGACAGGAGAAAGATTGAGGCTGCGCAGGAAGGGTTGGAGGATATACCGGGTGATTGCGGTGACGAGTACAGGAGGCCACCGTTCTTGACGGCTTCGGGGGACTTGAGCCATCATCACCTTCCGAGGAAGAGCGAGCTGGACGAGGTGGAAAAGGCTATTGCTAGGGGGGAGAGGGTTGAATTCCGCTCTGGCGGGAAGTGGGAGCCCGTTGCTGGGTACTCGCGTGCCGCGAGATTTGGGAGCGTGATCCGGGTGTCTGGGACGACGGCGAACCCGCCACCCGAGCTCCAGCCTGGGCTTGCTGCGGTGGTTGGAGGAGTTTCTGCTCGGGCTCAGGCAGTGGCAGCGCTGGATATTATCGAAGGAAGCCTTAAGCGGTTGGGAGGGAGCATGGCGGATGTGGTGCGGACGAGGGTGATGCTCCGGCGGGAAGAGGATGTTTTGGAGGTATCAGAGGCCCATGGATGGGCTTTCAAGTGTCATGGGATTCGGCCGGCTAATACTACGATCACGGCTGGGCTGATTGGGGATGAGGTGCTTGTGGAAATCGAAGTCGAGGCGGAGGTCGGTAGTGGCAAGTCTGTCTTGGTGATTGGAGAGGATCGTAGAGCTCTTTGA